CGAGGCCAGGCCGGACGTGCTGTGGGTGGCGCTTGGTACGCCAAAGCAGGATCTCTGGATCTTCGAGCACAAGGAATCGTTAAGAGTCCCGGTAGCCATTGGTGTTGGTGCTGCCTTCAGGTTCCTGAGTGGTCATGTCAAACGAGCTCCCAAATGGGTGGGAGATAGTGGATTGGAATGGATCTGGCGTCTGCTTTGCCAGCCAAGAAAGTTGTGGCGCAGGGAATTGATTGAGGTTCCACAATTTGTAACTCTGGCGCTTTTAGAGTTGATGGGTCTCAAAGAGTTTGAATAGTATGCGTCTCCATACAACTCGCCTATACCCTGAGCTGATAGAAATTCAAGAATATGGTTCGGCGTAAGCTGAAAGTAGCGCTTGGACACCCCGGCTTGGGTTACGGGGGCTCCGAAGCACGAGTCATGTGGGGGATTGAGGCTCTGAAAGATAGTTATGAGGTATCCCTCATCACAACTGGGGAAGTTGATTTAGCTAGACTGAATCAGTATTACGGCACAAATGTTCAGCCCCATGAAATAACAGTTCTTCGCGTACCACTTCCATCGTTTATATTGAAAATGGCGGGGGGAGATGCCCTTCGTGGCGCTCTTTACGGACGATTCTGCCGCAAGGTTGCAAATCAGTTCGATGTTCTGATCAGCACTTACAACTTTTGTGATTTTGGTGTGCCAGCTATCCATTGCCTGGCCGATTTCTCATGGAATGAAGAGATACGCACAAGGTCTGATCCTATTCCCATGGGACTTCGCGGTGTTTTCCACCGACATAGCATCATTCGAAAAGGTTACCTGGCTCTGGTAAAGACCTTGGCATCGCCTTCAGGAAGGAACCTATTAAGCGGGGAGGATCTCCTTCTAGCCAATTCCACGTGGTCAGCCGGTATTATGAAAAAGAAGTATGGAGTTGATATCGAGGTACTTTATCCACCTGTATTTGATGGTTTTCCTGAAGTCCCACCAGATCGGAAGACGTGGGGTTTTGTCTGCATTGGCCGCATCTCTTCTGAAAAACGTATAGAGCAGATTCTAGAAATTCTGGAACGAGTCCGCAGGCGAGGGCAAAACATACATCTTCACGTAATTGGCAAGATTGACGGAACGCCATATGCCAGGAAGATTCTAAGACTAAGTCAAGAGTACGGCGATTGGGTCTTTTTTGAAGGTACCAAGTTTGGCGAGAACAAGGCAAAAATCCTCGCATGGCATCGTTTTGGTATCCACGCCCGCAAGAACGAACCTTTTGGCATATCTGTTGCTGAAATGCTCAAAGCTGGCTGTATTACGTTTGTGCCGAAAGAAGGAGGGCAAGCGGAGATTACGAACCATCCGCTTTTGCTCTATGACTCGGTTGAGGATGCGGTTAAGAAGATTGAAGCTGTCCTCCGGCAGCCAGACTTACAAACTGAATTACGAGATCACTTAGTAAGGCAAAGTGAGCGATTTTCTACAAACAGATTTATAGATGAATTTAGAAAAGCTGTAGAGCAATTTATTTGTATGAAAAACGGGGTGAAAAAAGGGGCAGCATAATGGAGAGTCGCTCGCATAAGATTGCTTTCGTTGTAGCGACAAGAGACCGACCGCTAGATCTCAGGAATATGCTGCAAA
Above is a genomic segment from Deltaproteobacteria bacterium containing:
- a CDS encoding WecB/TagA/CpsF family glycosyltransferase, translating into EARPDVLWVALGTPKQDLWIFEHKESLRVPVAIGVGAAFRFLSGHVKRAPKWVGDSGLEWIWRLLCQPRKLWRRELIEVPQFVTLALLELMGLKEFE
- a CDS encoding glycosyltransferase family 4 protein; translated protein: MVRRKLKVALGHPGLGYGGSEARVMWGIEALKDSYEVSLITTGEVDLARLNQYYGTNVQPHEITVLRVPLPSFILKMAGGDALRGALYGRFCRKVANQFDVLISTYNFCDFGVPAIHCLADFSWNEEIRTRSDPIPMGLRGVFHRHSIIRKGYLALVKTLASPSGRNLLSGEDLLLANSTWSAGIMKKKYGVDIEVLYPPVFDGFPEVPPDRKTWGFVCIGRISSEKRIEQILEILERVRRRGQNIHLHVIGKIDGTPYARKILRLSQEYGDWVFFEGTKFGENKAKILAWHRFGIHARKNEPFGISVAEMLKAGCITFVPKEGGQAEITNHPLLLYDSVEDAVKKIEAVLRQPDLQTELRDHLVRQSERFSTNRFIDEFRKAVEQFICMKNGVKKGAA